The Podarcis raffonei isolate rPodRaf1 chromosome 2, rPodRaf1.pri, whole genome shotgun sequence genome window below encodes:
- the ETAA1 gene encoding ewing's tumor-associated antigen 1 produces MAAKRRKAAARAEGEDFRLRSPVKRSSSRRRRPAEGAQDGESPRGQRGSEETSSYKTPKRKLPASSRLPIFSSPSNETDVQQEIFWDPQSPSAYKLGNGQKKQLVSGHTVEISEIVNRIAPHDEKPACSEGSLLGFWIGDDAIPCTPGMPKVRCRTKVNGARGLQLRNREEELMKLAKQFDKSMTDAIQDQSAPCHNSHILSEAMISVEHQDEAQMENQQHFLGEHPQTDDVLPFGEVKKSAGTVEHCENSSQKSIDLDAEGALNALFDGPTQQCSGQLSEGLSDCSLNDSLLEEGCLPVEFIAVTESVIEDAHQRQDSSPATRSMEHLPAEKAKVASEQMVPSAVSSEIESVVSNKLDGIVGDDFDDWGADLLPDDSFLMQITQNPEVINVPQNTLAHTSNETSETKEGTIDSEKPYGAHCAVLNSSNSVPASHAVEKQSVKIGKAKGVLHDDCNLKPNKLNSVSKSQNKISASVKPEKESIWEGFTQLKSATRTSSSEKKSAFSVHSDVPVLRTEKYRSGMHSICHQSSTVSASRRPHDLRKVAKQVSTGHLKQMEVTKKNVFSFDDWNEPRFSDQVLELFCDSDSLWGTSCDDADDDDLLYQVCGDVEKTSLSQVPVKENEKAKLVIGNASRLEVVSCLSGPTQELSNVPQPQKSRMGRKTFSFHAPATATTLRMNESCSDTSDKHRWAQCNTDSINSVPGKLNRSSSVPGDCFTSVTDSTTLSNMCLSVNNIRWQKDLCHVSKVQNSGSINQVPAEKSKCAFRKSYSSQDLGMDHKNVNAGNLSRTNVALGESKNPPNVLLQTVKQLNTKPVFKRHLSECFSQSETEQKSRKCSQEEIARKKQEALERRKWKMQALLKNTAPT; encoded by the exons ATGGCGGCTAAGCGTCGGAAGGCGGCGGCCAGAGCGGAAGGGGAGGATTTTCGCCTCCGGAGCCCCGTGAAGCGGAGCAGCAGCAGGCGGCGGAGACCCGCCGAGGGCGCCCAGGATGGAGAGAGTCCCCGCGGGCAGCGAGGCTCCGAGG AAACAAGTTCATATAAGACTCCGAAAAGAAAGCTGCCTGCCAGTTCACGTTTGCCTATATTTAGTTCTCCTTCAAATGAAACTGATGTACAGCAAGAAATCTTCTGGGATCCTCAGTCACCAAGTGCATATAAGCTAG gcaATGGACAAAAGAAGCAGTTGGTTAGCGGGCATACGGTAGAGATTTCAGAAATTGTTAATCGAATTGCTCCACAT GAtgaaaaaccagcctgctctgaAGGATCTCTTCTTGGGTTTTGGATTGGTGATGATGCAATTCCCTGTACTCCTGGAATGCCAAAAGTACGGTGTAGAACAAAAGTAAATGGCGCAAG AGGACTTCAGTTGAGAAACAGAGAAGAGGAGCTTATGAAGTTGGCAAAGCAATTTGATAAAAGCATGACTGATGCAATCCAGGATCAAAGTGCTCCATGCCATAATAGCCACATTTTATCAGAGGCAATGATATCAGTTGAACATCAAGATGAAGCACAGATGGAAAATCAGCAGCACTTCCTTGGAGAGCATCCCCAAACTGATGATGTCTTGCCCTTTGGAGAAGTTAAGAAGAGTGCCGGGACAGTTGAGCACTGTGAAAACAGCAGCCAGAAGTCCATAGATCTTGATGCTGAAGGAGCACTCAATGCTCTCTTTGATGGCCCTACCCAGCAATGTAGTGGTCAGCTGAGCGAAGGCCTGTCAGATTGCTCATTGAACGATAGTTTGCTAGAGGAAGGGTGCCTTCCAGTTGAATTCATAGCTGTTACTGAATCTGTGATTGAAGATGCACATCAGAGACAAGATTCATCACCTGCTACGAGATCTATGGAACACTTGCCTGCTGAAAAAGCTAAAGTGGCTTCTGAACAAATGGTTCCAAGTGCAGTCTCTTCTGAGATAGAATCTGTTGTCTCAAATAAGCTTGATGGGATTGTGGGTGATGATTTTGATGACTGGGGTGCTGATTTGCTGCCAGACGATTCATTTCTAATGCAAATTACTCAGAACCCTGAAGTGATCAATGTTCCACAAAATACTTTAGCTCATACCTCTAATGAAACCAGTGAAACAAAGGAAGGAACTATAGATTCTGAGAAACCTTACGGTGCCCATTGTGCAGTTTTAAATTCCTCTAACAGTGTTCCGGCATCACATGCTGTTGAAAAGCAAAGTGTTAAGATAGGAAAGGCAAAGGGTGTCCTGCATGATGATTGTAATTTAAAACCCAATAAACTAAATTCCGTTTCtaaaagtcaaaacaaaatttctgCTTCAGTGAAACCTGAAAAGGAGAGTATATGGGAAGGCTTTACTCAACTAAAATCTGCCACTCGAACCAGTTCTTctgaaaaaaaatctgctttttcGGTACATTCTGATGTCCCTGTATTACGGACTGAAAAATACAGAAGTGGTATGCACAGTATATGCCATCAGTCATCTACGGTTTCTGCCAGTAGAAGGCCTCACGACCTAAGGAAAGTGGCTAAGCAAGTCAGCACAGGTCATCTAAAGCAGATGGAAGTGACAAAGAAGAATGTGTTTTCATTTGATGATTGGAACGAGCCCAGGTTCTCGGATCAAGTTTTAGAATTGTTTTGTGATTCCGATAGCCTTTGGGGCACAAGCTGTGATGATGCTGATGACGACGACTTGCTTTATCAAGTCTGTGGGGATGTAGAAAAAACTAGTCTGAGCCAAGTTCCGGTGAAAGAGAATGAAAAAGCTAAATTGGTGATAGGAAATGCTTCCAGGTTAGAGGTTGTTTCTTGCCTTTCAGGACCCACGCAAGAACTTTCTAACGTCCCACAGCCTCAAAAGAGCCGTATGGGCAGGAAAACCTTCTCGTTCCATGCTCCTGCTACAGCTACAACACTACGTATGAACGAGAGCTGCTCAGATACTTCTGACAAGCACAGGTGGGCACAGTGTAACACGGACAGCATAAACAGTGTTCCAGGGAAACTCAATAGGTCAAGTTCAGTGCCTGGAGACTGTTTCACTTCTGTAACTGACTCAACTACTCTCTCAAATATGTGTCTGAGTGTTAATAATATACGGTGGCAGAAGGACCTGTGCCATGTAAGCAAAGTACAAAATAGTGGCAGTATTAATCAAGTGCCAGCTGAGAAATCAAAGTGTGCGTTCAGGAagagctatagttcccaagaCCTAGGAATGGACCATAAAAATGTAAATGCAGGCAACCTTTCAAGAACAAATGTAGCATTGGGGGAAAGCAAGAACCCACCAAACGTCCTGCTGCAGACAGTGAAGCAGCTGAACACAAAGCCAGTCTTTAAGAGGCACCTCTCTGAGTGTTTCTCCCAGTCTGAAACAG AACAGAAAAGCAGAAAGTGTTCTCAGGAAGAAATTGCAAGGAAAAAGCAAGAAGCTCTTGAGCGGAGAAAATGGAAAATGCAGGCACTGCTCAAAAATACAGCACCTACCTGA
- the LOC128405522 gene encoding keratin, type II cytoskeletal 5-like has protein sequence MAQKSVRVSKNFSTSSAIIPGSRTSFSTVSVSRGGGAGIGRVSGGFGSRSLHGFGASKRISMGGYRTTARSGYGYGLGHGGVGYRIVGGGGYGYGAGAGGIHEVTVNPNLLAPLNLEIDPTIQKVRKEEKEQIKTLNNKFASFIDKVRFLEQQNKVLETKWSLLQEQKITRRNLDPLFESYINGLKNQLDHILGQRPQLEMELKNMQDTVEDFRIRYEEEINKRTGAENDFVMLKKDVDASFMNKVELQARADSLADEINFLRAFYEEELAQLQAHISDTSVVLQMDNNRNLDLNSIIAEVKAQYEDIANRSRAEAESWYQSKYEELQLSAGRHGDDLRNTKTEISELNRMIQRLHSEIDNVKKQCASLQAAIADAEQRGELALKDARIKLAELEEALMKAKADMARQLRDYQELMNVKLALDIEIATYRKLLEGEESRLAGEGVGAVNISVVHSSGGMNYGGGSAMGLAGGLGLGYGGGLSTGGSSFTSAGGKALSGSMGSARGSSSSMKIVSKTSTTRKSYQN, from the exons ATGGCTCAAAAATCAGTCAGAGTCTCTAAGAATTTTAGCACCTCTTCAGCTATTATCCCAGGTAGCCGAACTAGCTTCAGCACGGTTTCGGTCTCCCGGGGAGGTGGTGCAGGCATTGGACGTGTCAGTGGTGGCTTTGGCAGCAGAAGCCTCCATGGCTTTGGAGCAAGTAAAAGAATCTCCATGGGTGGCTACCGTACTACTGCCAGATCTGGATATGGTTATGGATTAGGTCATGGAGGAGTTGGGTACCggattgttggtggtggtggctaTGGCTATGGAGCTGGCGCTGGTGGCATCCATGAGGTTACTGTTAACCCAAACCTCCTGGCGCCTCTTAACTTGGAGATTGACCCCACCATCCAGAAggtgaggaaggaagagaaggagcagATCAAGACACTCAACAACAAATTTGCCTCCTTCATTGATAAG GTCCGTTTCCTGGAGCAACAGAACAAAGTGCTAGAGACCAAATGGAGCCTCTTGCAGGAGCAAAAGATCACCCGGCGTAACCTTGACCCTTTATTTGAGTCATACATCAATGGTCTAAAAAATCAGCTGGATCACATTCTGGGACAGAGACCACAATTAGAGATGGAATTGAAGAACATGCAGGATACAGTGGAGGACTTCAGGATAAG GTATGAAGAGGAAATCAACAAGCGCACAGGTGCAGAAAATGATTTTGTGATGCTCAAGAAG gATGTGGATGCTTCCTTTATGAACAAGGTTGAGCTGCAAGCCAGAGCGGATTCCCTAGCTGATGAAATCAACTTCTTGAGAGCTTTCTATGAAGAA GAATTAGCCCAGTTGCAGGCCCACATTTCTGACACCTCTGTCGTTCTCCAAATGGACAACAACCGAAACCTGGACCTGAACAGCATCATTGCCGAGGTCAAGGCTCAGTATGAAGACATTGCCAACCGAAGCCGGGCTGAGGCAGAATCGTGGTATCAAAGCAAG TATGAAGAATTGCAGCTTTCCGCTGGAAGGCACGGAGATGATCTGCGCAATACAAAGACTGAGATCTCTGAGCTGAACCGCATGATCCAACGACTCCATTCCGAGATCGACAATGTGAAAAAACAG TGTGCCAGCCTGCAGGCAGCCATTGCCGATGCAGAGCAGCGTGGAGAACTTGCCCTTAAAGATGCCAGGATAAAGTTGGCCGAACTGGAGGAGGCTCTAATGAAGGCCAAGGCGGACATGGCTCGTCAGCTTCGGGACTACCAGGAGCTCATGAACGTCAAACTGGCCCTGGATATTGAGATCGCCACCTATAGGAAGTTGCTggaaggggaggagagcag GCTTGCTGGAGAGGGAGTTGGCGCCGTAAATATCT CTGTGGTCCATTCATCTGGAGGCATGAACTACGGCGGTGGAAGTGCCATGGGCCTTGCAGGTGGCCTTGGCCTTGGCTACGGAGGAGGCCTCAGCACTGGAGGAAGCAGTTTCACCTCTGCAGGTGGCAAGGCGCTATCTGGGAGCATGGGTTCAGCCCGGGGGAGCAGTTCCAGTATGAAGATTGTGTCGAAAACCTCCACCACCAGAAAGAGCTACCAGAACTAA
- the LOC128409643 gene encoding keratin, type II cytoskeletal 75-like, producing MVSVSWGGGVGFGRVSGGFGSISLYGLGGGGGYGAGAGGIHEVTINPNLLVPLNLEIDPTIQKVRKEEKEQIKTLNNNFASFIDKVRFLEQQNQMLETTWSLLQEQKITRNRLRLIFDPYVSDIRREMDNITGQRPQLDMELNMQDTVEDFKIRWEIAQLKAYIADTSVVLQMDNN from the exons ATGGTTTCGGTCTCCTGGGGAGGTGGTGTAGGCTTTGGACGTGTCAGTGGTGGCTTTGGCAGCATAAGCCTCTATGGCTTAGGAGGTGGTGGTGGCTATGGAGCTGGCGCAGGTGGCATCCATGAGGTTACCATCAACCCAAACCTCCTGGTGCCTCTTAACTTGGAGATTGACCCCACCATCCAGAAggtgaggaaggaagagaaggagcagATCAAGACACTCAACAACAACTTTGCCTCCTTCATTGATAAG GTCCGTTTCCTGGAGCAACAGAACCAAATGCTAGAGACCACATGGAGCCTCTTGCAGGAGCAAAAGATCACCAGGAATAGGCTTAGGCTTATATTTGATCCATACGTCAGTGATATAAGAAGAGAAATGGATAATATTACAGGACAGAGACCACAATTAGACATGGAATTGAACATGCAGGATACTGTGGAGGACTTCAAGATAAGGTGG GAAATAGCCCAGTTGAAGGCCTACATTGCTGACACCTCTGTCGTTCTCCAAATGGACAACAACTGA